A window of Nicotiana sylvestris chromosome 8, ASM39365v2, whole genome shotgun sequence genomic DNA:
atactactttggataccacattggatgctacattggatgcccatgttatgaataacttaaagattaaatttcctactttatgtccatcatctttactttttatgcctataaaaggccctgtaattgcaatggaaaaatacaccaaagtgaaagaagaaaacactcctcccttctttctatctcttcttatttacattttactgcattacttttattttattacacaTAGCATATGTATGACacatttttgtatattttgtaggGGTTAACAAACACTGTTTCAATACACTATGTCCTAGTTTTGTTATAGTAAAACTGAGATACAGGTTGATATGGTATACGATCAAGTTTCACATCGTGGAGATAAACTTTCGATgacaaaatttgatcacgcccaactatgccttataaaaaggacatgcggacgttgcaaatataatctgagtatttagcccaaAGTCGAATCCACaaagaattaacctatcaattactctcgttagacttactaaattccACGGAGTCAACTTTCCAAACGTTGTGAATAACAATTGAAGATGTTTCTACTAACTAAGAATGAATGTAAATAAGCAACCgaaaactaactatgattaagttgtaaacaattaagagaaggttctaaggcTATGATTTCCCCTATTCACGAAATCCCTTCCGGTTATGCTTCACATAGATTCATCAAATAGTCtttatcaatcatgagcactcttattaccgtaaatctctcccgagtaatcacgatagtTTACTAGCCGCaatctcccgagttacgctagctggctttattTATTACAACTCACTTTAGATTGAACCCAAGGCTtcattatccctaatcccgcctttaaactctcggttattgatccctcatatactttgggagtgatgttgttcaacaattatctaaatatgcactctctcccgagttatgcacaataaataggcacagctaattgaggatcctatcaattaactacaacaagaacgtagttgaacaaatagaggtTAAACTagacaaactatattaacataacaagaagttcatccttcaataggttccatcaaaaccctagactaaatatttagctactcatactagggTTCATCATAACAATATTAAAATTCATCACAAATcgtaaaaacaaaaggaagaaaagaagaactcgatgttgaattatcctctttgcctcttgcctctccttGCCTTGAACTAAGCTATGAAAACCTTGATAATAATCTCTTGGGCGAGCTAGACCTTCTATAGGTTAAATGGATTTGACCCCTGAAATTTACTTTTCCGGAActgggctagcgcggtcgcgctaatgGACGCGCTATAACCACACATATGCCCTATCATTCTGCCTCGACCATTTGGGCTAGCGCAGTCGCGCTAATGGACGTGCTAGTCTAGGTCTTCATTTCATCTCTTCTTTTTCTCGTCTTCCCACGTACTCGGCTCCTAGGGGCTTTTCTTGCTTCAATTTAGCTCCAATCACAGCTTTAAGTCCTCATACGTGCTACTCATTCCTGCAACGtgtgaaattcacaattagagccaatttatcatCATTTAGCTATATTATCACAGTGAAACATAATCAAGCTGGGGCATAAACAGTCGCCATAttacataaatctagcctattatcaacaccccacacttaaatcattgctagtcctcgagcaatccaccataCTCTATATAGGTTCCTTCACTACGCATTATTCCCTAACGCATCACACCAAGAACAAATCACATAAGTTATGCCTAGTAGTGAACAATCTTCGCCTCAAAAGTCGACTCTCACGTGCCGTGCATTATTCATACTTCCTCAAATTACTCTACACATAAGTCAAGACTTGTctttccttcgtgaatcacatgccctcacatcacacaagagagtagtttcACATATATGATAtttagaacaattaggaacttagatagacaaaattcgctcactctcaaaaagaatATTCACATGCCataaagatgcaccataggcttgcctgtagtgtactactctactaatcgagcccactccgtctaagatcaataggacttcacttggttgtaatgtaggctaagggacgggtaggatatatttggctatagtgactaacctccctaagcacttttaatacaattacattaACCTTTAAAATCATACTTATGTCAACCAAACACTCAATTACTTTTTATTTACAACATCCCCATCCATTAGGTACAATTGTAACAACCACCACTTATCGATTACTACATTTACTTATTTTTTCCCAGTGAtgcttattcttttacttttccAAACAGTgcaccttttctctatttcaacggttccactcaaaaaccaaaccaccaccccacacttttgctTTTGCATAATTTCAATACCATTCAAGTACTTATGGGGAGGTAAAGGGGTTCGAACAGATGTCCATTCAAATAATTGGGTATGGTttgcaatgtggttgccaaagaaacaggcttataggctcaacggggttgactacgATGTATTACAGTTAGGTGGGTTTACTTTATATGTCTGtcttaacaaagaaatgcctatatcacttctaagactggctgaaactactatttcgctttgcaaacacatggggcaagttctaggcatcaaatgtgaaTCATGGAATACAGTaaaactcacacacacacatGGCATATAACTCATTCCAGATtggcttatcaagacactctcttctgagtattcaagtcagtgacaaacatacaattttaaggcactttagcaagaATCAACCACTAAGACCAAGCGTTACACTCtgtgtctattgtgttcaggtgtatcaACGCTAAAAGTTTCTCATTCGATTTCAGCTCGTAGCCCATCAATCCTAactaaaaactaaataaaaaaacaaactaaacaaaaactacctacaccctgttcaagctaaacccttggaaaagaactgtggcccaaagaaaaaccaagggggagttactatactacctaaaaataaaaaatctttttggtattttctctagacttacttccctaaagaaaattgtctaaaggatccatcatcaggaagagtctccaTATTCCCTTTTTTtgacttagtccctcaagaaccccgccgaAAGAGATCCGTCTTCAggacaagccacttacctagTTTAAACTTACCTAATGAAACTATtactcaaaacaccaaaaacaatcaaagcaaaacaaataaaaatcaAACAGTTAAATTGTTACAAATACATACATACTTtgaagtatcccccaccccacacttaaaatgtagacatgtcctcatgacataaaaatttaaagaacagtgaggtaaaggaacttccctgaaaTATCACTCCTGATCGGAGATGGTGTCTGGGTTCACATTGCAAGCACGACCCAGAGCTCTCAGCCAACCTAAAAAATTCTTCTCCGACTTCACCTGCCGGTCAGCCACCACGTTTACTCGGACACCCAAATCAGTGACTGAGGTGCGCAACCCAGCCACCTCTTGCTCCAAAGTGGTGAAACGGAACAGCCAGGCAGAGATAAATCTGTTACTATCAAAGGGGCATGCAAAGGCTGCCCCGCGCGTCCTTGACGAGCCAGCTTGGCTGCTAGAAGAGGCACCTTTGGCGTGGCGTTTCCGAGATGGAGCCATAGTACCTAAAAAACGGGAGCACACTAGCACAACCCAACACAAAATTGTGATGCaatgcggttactcagactttACACGCATAAGTGGTCATAACTATATAATTACGTTCACTGAGGCCtttccacaaacaccttgtgggcattaGGCACTCATAACCCATTTCAAGCATTTTACAACATCAACCCACTACAATATCTTCCAAAATCACAAACCAAGTGAAGCAACACTCCACAAATCTCACCACCCACAAATACTACAACATATGTTACCAATTCTACTactcaaaaacaaagaaaaacaactaCATAAATGCAACACTAAAAACACAcgaaattctgaaaaaaataGAACAAGGGACTCATACCTGTAGTGATAGAGTGTGGGGAGAAGAGAAGAAAAGTAGAGGTGAAGGAGGCTTGAGACTtgagagaatgaggatgaggaatatGTTGGAGAAGTGGAGAgttctttgaagaagaaaaggGTTAGGGTTAGGGTTAGGGATGGCTATTGAAGATGGTTGTACCGATGGGGGGAGGGAGAATTTGTGATTTAAGAGGAGTTTGTTATATGAGGGGTTATTAGAAAAAGGGGGTAGTTTTAGGCTAAATTAAAAATTAAcatgaaaaaaaacaacaacacaaaacaTACAGATGTGGGCGGGACTAGCGCGGTcgtagcgcggtcgcgctagccTAGGCAGAAAACTCAATGATTTGCGCGGCTACTAGCGCGATCGCGCTAGTAGCGTGACCAGTAGCACATTAAATAGCGTGGGCGCGCTAATAATTTTGAGGCCAGGCAGAATACTTGCCCATATGCGCGGCCCATAGCGCGGGCGCGCACCTGGGCACAATTGTTTTCACATTTTTCACATGTTCTTACCACTTtcgatgggttgcctcccatgcaacGCCTGATTTAATGTTGCGGCACAACGTATATAAGCctatttaaggctcgctcgacctctgaggttccGTCAGGTGGATCTCTGATACTTCCTTTGGTTCTTTCATGCCTATGTATAACTTCAATCTCtacccattgactctaaatgtgtgaGAGTCTTTCTCTGAGGCAATATCTACAGCCCCTGAAGGGAATACTTCAACCactcgaaatggtccagaccatcgtgacttaagCTTACCAGGGAACAACCGTAATCTTGAGTTATAGATCAATACCATGTccccaagtttgaaatgttgctcaacaatgttctggtcGTGCAACCTCCTCATTatttccttgtacaaccttgtgctctcaaaagcaagatgtcGGAACTCGTCAAGCTCATGCAATTCAGTGATTCTCGTTGTGCCTGCAGCCTCAATGTTTACTTTCAGCTATTTCAGTACCCACCAAGCTTTATGTTCCAGTTCCACTGGCAAGTGgcaggccttcccgaacaccaacttatatggttacataccaattggtgttttaaaagcagttctataagcccagagtgcatcatctagctttttcgcccaatcGTTTCTTGTGGCGTTTACAGTCTTGGTCAATACACTCTTTATTTGTCTATTAGACATTTCCACCTGTCCACTGGTCTGCGGGTGATAAGGGGTAGCCACtttgtggcgtacatcatactttgctagcaacttctcgaaggctctattacagaagtgggtgcctccgtcactgataatcACTCTCGGGGTCCTAAAACGGGTAAATATGTTCTTCTTCAGAAATCCCACTAATGTCGCtgtagcttctacccatttggacacgtaatccacaacaacaagtatgtacttattgccaaagaAGTTGGCGaagggtcccatgaagtcaattccccagacatcaaacactTTCACCTCTTGAATcaggttcatgggcatctcatggtgACGAGAAATGTTCCCGGTTCACTAacattcattgcagcccttcacccattggaTCGAAtctttaaacactgttggccaaaagaaaCTGGTCTCTAGCACTTTCGCAACTgtcctgactcctccaaaatgccctccatacaccgatgcatgacatgcctgcaaaacagaagattgttctatctcggggacgcacctccggatcatattgtcaacacatattcgaaacaggtaaggttcatcccaataatacatgcgacaATCACGATAAAACgttttcttttgtacagaggaaaggtcatagggaactataccacTGACCAagtaatttgcaaagtctgcataccatggtacttcctcaagactagtagcgagcagctgctcgtctggaaaggtttccagaatgtcctcaacctcaactgagttt
This region includes:
- the LOC138876415 gene encoding uncharacterized protein produces the protein MADWLELATGGSLGCRLATGGWLVASLVWWVKATKKMKQQGWGRSYLIGSKLIVCTNHATLRYLIEKKESKPRLIHWVLLLQEFDLEIRDHKGTENQVSDHLSRLEEAENSVEVEDILETFPDEQLLATSLEEVPWYADFANYLVSGIVPYDLSSVQKKTFYRDCRMYYWDEPYLFRICVDNMIRRCVPEIEQSSVLQACHASVYGGHFGGVRTVAKVLETSFFWPTVFKDSIQWVKGCNEC